From Erinaceus europaeus chromosome 9, mEriEur2.1, whole genome shotgun sequence, one genomic window encodes:
- the ZIC4 gene encoding zinc finger protein ZIC 4 isoform X1, translating to MRYKTSLVMRKRLRLYRNTLKESSSSSGHHGPPLAVASSPSSAFPGLPEHPPQASPGGPLNGLLRLGLPGDMYARAEPFAPGPVARSDALAAAAALHGYEGVNLTVNLAAPHGPGAFFRYMRQPIKQELICKWLAAEGPAPPRLCSKTFSTMHELVTHVTVEHVGGPEQSNHICFWEECPRQGKPFKAKYKLVNHIRVHTGEKPFPCPFPGCGKVFARSENLKIHKRTHTGEKPFRCEFEGCERRFANSSDRKKHSHVHTSDKPYTCKVRGCDKCYTHPSSLRKHMKVHGRSPPPPSSGYDSAPQSALVSPSSDFGREPPAASSAAAAAQRADLSE from the exons ATGAGATACAAGACTTCCTTGGTGATGAGGAAACGATTACGGCTTTACCGGAACACCCTGAAAGAGTCAA GTAGCAGCTCCGGACACCATGGCCCCCCGCTCGCTGTGGCCTCCAGCCCCTCCTCGGCGTTCCCGGGCCTCCCGGAGCATCCTCCCCAGGCCTCCCCCGGCGGCCCTCTGAACGGACTCCTGCGCCTGGGGCTCCCCGGAGACATGTACGCGCGGGCCGAACCCTTCGCGCCCGGGCCGGTGGCCCGCAGTGATGCCCTGGCGGCGGCCGCGGCCCTGCACGGCTACGAGGGCGTGAACCTGACCGTGAACCTGGCCGCACCCCACGGGCCGGGCGCCTTCTTCCGCTACATGCGCCAGCCCATCAAGCAGGAGCTCATCTGCAAGTGGCTGGCCGCCGAAGGGCCCGCGCCCCCGCGCCTCTGCTCCAAAACTTTCAGCACCATGCACGAGCTGGTCACGCACGTCACTGTGGAGCACGTCGGCGGCCCCGAGCAGAGCAACCACATCTGCTTCTGGGAGGAGTGTCCGCGCCAGGGCAAGCCCTTCAAGGCCAAATACAAACTTGTCAATCACATCCGAGTGCACACGGGCGAGAAGCCCTTCCCCTGTCCTTTCCCGGGGTGTGGGAAGGTCTTTGCTAGATCAGAGAACCTCAAAATACACAAACGAACTCACACAG GGGAGAAGCCCTTCCGATGCGAGTTCGAGGGCTGCGAGCGGCGCTTTGCTAACAGCAGCGACCGCAAGAAACACTCGCACGTGCACACGAGCGATAAGCCCTACACGTGCAAGGTGCGCGGCTGCGACAAGTGCTACACGCACCCCAGCTCCCTGCGGAAGCACATGAAGGTGCACGGGCGCTCGCCGCCGCCGCCCAGCTCCGGCTACGACTCGGCCCCGCAGTCTGCCCTCGTGTCGCCCTCCTCCGACTTCGGCCGAGAGCCCCCGGCGGCCTcctcggcggcggcggcagcacaAAGGGCTGATCTGAGCGAATG A
- the ZIC4 gene encoding zinc finger protein ZIC 4 isoform X2 codes for MRYKTSLVMRKRLRLYRNTLKESREKPFRCEFEGCERRFANSSDRKKHSHVHTSDKPYTCKVRGCDKCYTHPSSLRKHMKVHGRSPPPPSSGYDSAPQSALVSPSSDFGREPPAASSAAAAAQRADLSE; via the exons ATGAGATACAAGACTTCCTTGGTGATGAGGAAACGATTACGGCTTTACCGGAACACCCTGAAAGAGTCAA GGGAGAAGCCCTTCCGATGCGAGTTCGAGGGCTGCGAGCGGCGCTTTGCTAACAGCAGCGACCGCAAGAAACACTCGCACGTGCACACGAGCGATAAGCCCTACACGTGCAAGGTGCGCGGCTGCGACAAGTGCTACACGCACCCCAGCTCCCTGCGGAAGCACATGAAGGTGCACGGGCGCTCGCCGCCGCCGCCCAGCTCCGGCTACGACTCGGCCCCGCAGTCTGCCCTCGTGTCGCCCTCCTCCGACTTCGGCCGAGAGCCCCCGGCGGCCTcctcggcggcggcggcagcacaAAGGGCTGATCTGAGCGAATG A